A genome region from Sphingobacteriaceae bacterium GW460-11-11-14-LB5 includes the following:
- a CDS encoding GLPGLI family protein, with protein sequence MKHLGLTMMLFFAVTIIKAQTVFIKSAKITFEKKINQKQQLASNTWISDDARDKMSKYRISNWDYSFNDSCSIYKLKPKETLNDNNFFFIAGENTNEMYTDFSKKARVIRKPINGEDFILKDTIPHLNWKIMHDVRQIAGYECRKATAVINDSVTVVAFYSEEILLKGGPEGFTGLPGMILGLAIPRYNTTWFATKVEAKNVPILNIVPPSKGKRTDTEKDFKKMIDLYTRYDDKKNPRKIEDIKKELYKLIL encoded by the coding sequence ATGAAACACTTAGGATTAACAATGATGCTGTTTTTTGCAGTGACGATAATTAAAGCACAAACCGTTTTCATCAAGAGTGCTAAAATAACTTTCGAGAAAAAAATCAACCAAAAACAGCAACTGGCTTCGAACACCTGGATCTCAGACGATGCCAGGGATAAAATGAGCAAGTACAGAATTTCCAATTGGGATTACAGTTTTAACGATAGCTGCTCTATTTATAAGCTTAAACCAAAAGAAACCTTAAACGATAATAATTTCTTCTTTATTGCCGGTGAAAATACAAATGAAATGTACACCGACTTTAGTAAAAAGGCAAGGGTAATCAGAAAACCAATAAATGGCGAAGATTTTATTTTAAAAGACACTATCCCCCATCTCAACTGGAAAATCATGCACGATGTTCGCCAGATTGCCGGTTACGAATGCCGTAAAGCGACCGCAGTAATAAACGATTCTGTTACCGTAGTGGCTTTCTATAGTGAAGAAATTTTATTAAAAGGCGGTCCAGAAGGATTTACGGGTTTGCCTGGAATGATATTGGGGCTGGCCATTCCACGATACAACACCACATGGTTTGCCACCAAGGTTGAGGCCAAAAACGTTCCCATCTTAAACATTGTTCCACCTTCAAAAGGAAAAAGGACGGATACTGAAAAAGATTTCAAAAAAATGATCGACCTCTATACCCGTTATGATGATAAAAAGAACCCCAGAAAGATAGAAGATATAAAAAAAGAACTTTACAAGCTGATACTTTAA
- a CDS encoding CTP synthetase, translated as MTKYIFVTGGVTSSLGKGIISASLAKLLQARGYRVTIQKFDPYINIDPGTLNPYEHGECFVTEDGAETDLDLGHYERFLNVPTSQANNITTGRIYQNVINKERKGEYLGKTVQVVPHITDEIKRNMRILGDSGEYDIVITELGGTVGDIESLPFIEAVRQFKWEEGSTNAIVIHLTLVPYLAAAGELKTKPTQHSVKALLEYGIQPDILVCRTEHHISPEIRKKIALFCNVNINAVVESMDASTIYDVPLLMLKEQLDKTVLSKLKLPTKSDPDMESWKDFLGRLKNPTAEVRIGLIGKYVELPDAYKSIIESFVHAGSKNECKVKVEYIHSEGIFPDNVKDKLGHLQGVLVAPGFGSRGIEGKIDAIKYVRENNVPFFGICLGMQCAVIEFGRNVLGLKDAHTTEIEENAANPVINMMEEQKKITNKGGTMRLGSYPCDIKKGTKAFSIYGKSHINERHRHRYEFNNDYLKQYEDAGMIASGMNPQTNLVEIVELKNHPFFVGGQFHPELKSTVANPHPLFVKFVAAAMEFAKKKTN; from the coding sequence ATGACAAAGTATATTTTTGTTACGGGCGGTGTTACTTCCTCTTTAGGTAAGGGCATCATTTCCGCATCTTTAGCTAAACTTTTACAGGCACGTGGCTACCGTGTAACCATTCAAAAATTCGATCCGTACATCAATATCGATCCGGGAACTTTAAATCCATACGAACATGGCGAATGCTTTGTAACCGAAGATGGTGCTGAAACCGACCTGGATCTTGGTCATTATGAGCGTTTCCTTAACGTTCCAACATCGCAGGCAAACAACATCACTACCGGCCGTATTTACCAGAACGTAATTAACAAAGAACGTAAAGGTGAGTACCTGGGCAAAACAGTTCAGGTTGTACCTCACATTACCGACGAAATTAAACGCAACATGCGTATTTTAGGCGATAGCGGTGAATACGATATTGTGATTACTGAACTTGGCGGAACTGTTGGTGATATTGAATCTCTACCATTCATTGAGGCTGTTCGTCAGTTTAAATGGGAAGAAGGCAGTACCAATGCCATTGTAATCCACTTAACCCTGGTACCTTATTTAGCTGCTGCCGGCGAGTTAAAAACGAAACCAACGCAACACTCTGTTAAAGCTTTACTGGAATACGGAATACAGCCGGATATACTGGTTTGCAGAACCGAGCACCACATTAGTCCTGAGATCAGAAAAAAAATTGCTTTATTTTGTAACGTTAACATCAATGCGGTAGTCGAATCGATGGATGCATCTACTATTTATGATGTGCCATTGTTGATGTTAAAAGAACAATTGGATAAAACTGTTTTATCGAAATTAAAATTACCGACCAAAAGCGATCCGGATATGGAAAGCTGGAAAGATTTCTTAGGCCGTTTAAAAAATCCTACCGCAGAGGTTAGAATTGGTTTGATTGGTAAGTATGTAGAATTACCTGATGCTTATAAATCAATTATCGAATCTTTTGTACACGCAGGTTCGAAAAATGAATGTAAGGTTAAAGTAGAATATATCCATTCCGAAGGAATTTTCCCTGATAATGTAAAAGACAAATTAGGTCACTTACAAGGTGTTTTAGTGGCACCAGGTTTTGGTAGCCGCGGTATTGAGGGTAAAATTGATGCCATAAAATATGTTCGTGAGAACAATGTTCCTTTCTTCGGCATCTGCCTGGGTATGCAATGTGCTGTGATCGAATTTGGCCGTAACGTTTTAGGTTTGAAAGATGCACATACGACAGAAATTGAAGAAAATGCTGCAAATCCGGTAATTAACATGATGGAAGAGCAGAAAAAAATAACAAACAAAGGTGGAACAATGCGTTTAGGCTCTTACCCTTGCGATATTAAAAAAGGAACAAAAGCTTTTTCTATTTACGGTAAATCGCACATTAATGAGCGTCACCGTCACCGTTACGAATTTAATAATGATTATTTAAAACAATACGAAGATGCAGGAATGATTGCATCAGGTATGAATCCACAAACCAATTTAGTTGAAATTGTGGAGCTTAAAAATCATCCATTTTTCGTTGGCGGACAGTTTCACCCGGAATTAAAATCAACAGTTGCTAATCCTCACCCACTTTTTGTTAAATTTGTCGCCGCTGCGATGGAGTTTGCAAAAAAGAAAACGAATTAA